One part of the Truepera radiovictrix DSM 17093 genome encodes these proteins:
- a CDS encoding ABC transporter ATP-binding protein: MAAAALELRGLSKRFGAVRAVHELDLRVPQGELYALLGPNGAGKTTTLRMVAGLLAPDRGDALILGASVRERPTEAKRALAYLPDDPMLYGKLRPGEYLEFVAGLWGVPPEEAAPRAEALLERFDLWRHRRDLTETFSRGMKQKLALAGALVHAPKVMILDEPLTGLDAAAARDVKALLADFVSAGNTVVLTTHIMEVAERLAERIGILSGGSLRAEGTLAELRALSGGEGSLEEVFLELVGDGAEQQERAGA, translated from the coding sequence ATGGCAGCAGCTGCCCTGGAGCTTCGCGGCCTCAGCAAGCGCTTCGGCGCCGTGCGGGCGGTTCACGAGCTCGATTTGCGCGTCCCCCAGGGCGAGCTCTACGCCCTCTTGGGCCCCAACGGCGCGGGTAAGACCACCACCTTGCGGATGGTGGCGGGGCTGCTGGCACCCGACCGAGGGGACGCTCTCATCCTGGGCGCGAGCGTTCGGGAGCGCCCGACCGAGGCCAAGCGGGCGCTCGCCTACCTCCCCGACGATCCCATGCTCTACGGCAAGCTGCGGCCCGGCGAGTACCTCGAGTTCGTGGCAGGGCTCTGGGGGGTGCCCCCCGAGGAGGCGGCGCCGCGCGCAGAGGCGCTTTTGGAGCGCTTCGACCTGTGGCGGCACCGGCGCGACCTCACCGAGACCTTTTCACGCGGTATGAAGCAGAAGCTAGCGCTCGCCGGGGCGCTCGTCCACGCGCCCAAGGTGATGATCCTCGACGAGCCCCTGACGGGCCTCGACGCGGCGGCCGCGCGCGACGTCAAGGCGCTCCTCGCGGACTTCGTGAGCGCGGGCAACACCGTGGTCTTGACCACCCACATCATGGAGGTCGCCGAACGCTTGGCCGAGCGCATCGGCATCCTGAGCGGCGGGAGCTTGCGCGCCGAGGGCACGCTGGCCGAGCTGCGCGCCCTGAGCGGCGGCGAGGGCAGCTTGGAAGAGGTCTTTTTGGAGCTCGTCGGGGACGGGGCCGAGCAGCAGGAGAGGGCTGGGGCGTGA